From one Triticum aestivum cultivar Chinese Spring chromosome 4B, IWGSC CS RefSeq v2.1, whole genome shotgun sequence genomic stretch:
- the LOC123092980 gene encoding histone H3.2-like: MARTKQTARKSTGGKAPRKQLATKAARKSAPATGGVKKPHRFRPGTVALREIRKYQKSTELLIRKLPFQRLVREVAQDFKTDLRFQSSAVSALQEAAEAYLVGLFEDTNLCAIHAKRVTIMPKDIQLARRIRGERA, encoded by the coding sequence ATGGCCCGCACGAAGCAGACGGCGCGCAAGTCCACCGGCGGCAAGGCACCGAGGAAGCAGCTGGCGACCAAGGCGGCGCGCAAGTCCGCCCCGGCCACCGGCGGCGTGAAGAAGCCCCACCGCTTCCGCCCGGGCACCGTCGCCCTCCGTGAGATCCGCAAGTACCAGAAGAGCACGGAGCTGCTCATCCGCAAGCTCCCCTTCCAGCGCCTCGTCCGGGAGGTCGCTCAGGACTTCAAGACCGACCTCCGCTTCCAGTCCTCCGCCGTCTCCGCCCTGCAGGAGGCCGCCGAGGCGTACCTCGTCGGGCTCTTCGAGGACACCAACCTCTGCGCCATCCACGCCAAGCGCGTCACcatcatgcccaaggacatccaGCTCGCGCGCCGCATCCGCGGAGAGCGCGCCTAG